From Saccharothrix espanaensis DSM 44229, the proteins below share one genomic window:
- the mptB gene encoding polyprenol phosphomannose-dependent alpha 1,6 mannosyltransferase MptB, which yields MTAGGLAMADRDGIGEAAPLDTRERRQLDIIRRWGTVGALLMFVGSLGAGAAPVFSPLPGTPVLGLFPRMSTASMAVVWTGVFLVVSAWLWLGRFARPGRPRLVSRSQLDRTLLMWITPLVFVLPMFSRDVYSYLAQSQIAANGQDPYELGPQSALGVDHPLTTNVPNIWRETPAPYGPLFLAMGRVISMVTGDSVLPGVFLHRMLVLVGLGMIVWALPRLARRFGVPPVSALWLGAANPLVLFHLVVGVHNEGLAIGLMLVGLELALRKMPVVPGSPMTREELLWIALGATMITFGAAVKIPAALALGFLGVMIARRLGGSFWDLVKAALLLGVVSGVVMVGTCLGTGLGFGWISTLNVAGTVKSWMSPPTAMGFMGGGLGLALGLGNHTDSMIALMRLVTQAVSVWIAGLLLWKAFKGRIKAVNGLGAGLGAVLVLGPVLQPWYVLWAALPLATAVLAKRFRLFAMATSAVVAVVLPPTGAAFDGRAYIVPQAVAASVIAFLLCVFVARKQVMPLIRRDPVPDAA from the coding sequence GTGACGGCGGGCGGATTGGCGATGGCGGACCGGGACGGGATAGGCGAGGCAGCGCCGCTGGACACCCGTGAACGGCGGCAGCTCGACATCATCCGCCGTTGGGGCACGGTCGGCGCGCTGCTGATGTTCGTCGGCTCGCTGGGCGCGGGCGCGGCACCGGTGTTCAGCCCGCTGCCCGGCACGCCGGTGCTGGGGCTGTTCCCCCGCATGTCGACCGCCTCGATGGCCGTCGTGTGGACCGGCGTGTTCCTGGTCGTGTCGGCGTGGCTGTGGCTGGGCAGGTTCGCCCGGCCGGGCCGGCCCCGCCTCGTGTCGCGCAGCCAGCTCGACCGCACGCTGCTGATGTGGATCACCCCGCTGGTGTTCGTCCTGCCGATGTTCAGCCGTGACGTGTACAGCTACCTCGCGCAGTCGCAGATCGCCGCGAACGGGCAGGACCCCTACGAGCTGGGGCCGCAGAGCGCGCTCGGCGTCGACCACCCGTTGACGACCAACGTGCCCAACATCTGGCGTGAGACACCGGCGCCTTACGGGCCGCTGTTCCTCGCCATGGGGCGTGTCATCTCGATGGTGACCGGCGACAGCGTGCTGCCGGGCGTGTTCCTGCACCGGATGCTCGTGCTCGTCGGCCTGGGGATGATCGTGTGGGCGCTGCCCCGGCTCGCGCGGCGCTTCGGCGTGCCGCCGGTGAGCGCGCTGTGGCTCGGCGCGGCCAACCCGCTGGTGCTGTTCCACCTGGTCGTGGGCGTGCACAACGAGGGCCTGGCGATCGGGCTGATGCTGGTCGGGCTGGAACTGGCGTTGCGCAAGATGCCGGTGGTGCCGGGGTCGCCGATGACCCGGGAGGAACTGCTGTGGATCGCGCTCGGTGCGACCATGATCACGTTCGGGGCGGCGGTGAAGATCCCCGCCGCGCTGGCCCTCGGGTTCCTCGGGGTGATGATCGCGCGGCGGCTCGGCGGGTCGTTCTGGGACCTGGTCAAAGCCGCGTTGCTGCTGGGCGTGGTGTCCGGGGTGGTGATGGTCGGGACGTGCCTGGGGACCGGGTTGGGCTTCGGGTGGATCTCGACGCTGAACGTCGCGGGGACCGTGAAGAGCTGGATGTCGCCGCCCACCGCCATGGGGTTCATGGGCGGCGGGCTGGGGTTGGCGCTCGGGCTGGGCAACCACACGGATTCGATGATCGCGTTGATGCGGCTGGTGACGCAGGCCGTGTCGGTGTGGATCGCGGGGTTGCTGCTGTGGAAGGCGTTCAAGGGGCGGATCAAGGCGGTCAACGGGCTGGGTGCCGGGTTGGGCGCCGTGTTGGTGCTCGGGCCGGTGCTGCAGCCCTGGTACGTGCTGTGGGCGGCGTTGCCGTTGGCGACCGCGGTGCTGGCCAAGCGGTTCCGGCTGTTCGCCATGGCCACCAGTGCGGTGGTCGCGGTGGTGCTGCCGCCTACGGGGGCGGCGTTCGACGGGCGGGCTTACATCGTTCCGCAGGCCGTGGCGGCTTCGGTGATCGCGTTCCTGCTGTGCGTGTTCGTGGCGCGCAAGCAGGTGATGCCGTTGATCAGGCGGGATCCGGTGCCGGACGCGGCTTGA
- a CDS encoding helix-turn-helix transcriptional regulator — protein sequence MKNVGSDSTAVPAGHDGRTRHAVARLLLEQGPIAAVSVAEQLGLSPTAVRRHIDALVADGEAVDREAPRRGQRGRGRPAKLFLLTEQGRARFGHAYDDLAVAALRFLAEQGGEEAVRAFAERRVSALVDQHRAAIVAQPDSAERAKALAVALTREGYAASARHVGAGEQLCQHLCPVAHVAAEFPQLCETETAAFADLLGTHVQRLATIARGDAVCTTHIPNPPPITVGETDTRPSDGGEPA from the coding sequence GTGAAAAACGTCGGGAGCGACTCGACCGCCGTGCCGGCTGGGCACGACGGCCGCACCCGGCACGCCGTCGCACGCCTGCTGCTGGAGCAGGGCCCGATCGCCGCGGTCTCGGTCGCGGAGCAGCTGGGCCTGAGCCCGACGGCGGTGCGCCGGCACATCGACGCGCTGGTCGCCGACGGTGAGGCGGTCGACAGGGAGGCCCCGCGCCGGGGTCAGCGGGGTCGGGGTCGCCCGGCCAAGCTGTTCCTGCTGACCGAGCAGGGGCGGGCCCGCTTCGGGCACGCCTACGACGACCTCGCCGTGGCCGCACTGCGGTTCCTCGCCGAACAGGGCGGGGAGGAGGCGGTACGAGCCTTCGCCGAGCGCCGGGTCTCCGCACTCGTCGACCAGCACCGGGCGGCCATCGTGGCGCAACCCGACTCGGCCGAGCGGGCCAAGGCCCTCGCGGTCGCCCTGACCAGGGAGGGCTACGCTGCTTCGGCGCGACACGTGGGGGCGGGCGAGCAGCTCTGCCAGCACCTGTGCCCGGTCGCGCACGTGGCCGCCGAGTTCCCGCAGCTGTGCGAGACCGAGACGGCGGCGTTCGCCGACCTGCTCGGCACCCACGTGCAGCGGCTGGCGACGATCGCCCGCGGCGACGCCGTGTGCACGACCCACATCCCGAACCCACCCCCGATCACCGTCGGCGAGACCGACACCCGACCTTCAGATGGAGGGGAGCCCGCATGA